From Levilactobacillus zymae, a single genomic window includes:
- the tnpA gene encoding IS200/IS605 family transposase: MANKLNSLAHTKWLCKYHIVFTPKYRRKIIYNQYRRDLQEYIKLLCKYKGVTIIEGYMMPDHVHLLVSIPPKLSVSSFMGYLKGKSALMMFDRHANLKYKFGNRHFWSEGYYVTTVGMNEATIKKYIQDQEKHDMALDKLTTKEYTDPFKG, translated from the coding sequence ATGGCCAATAAACTCAACAGCCTAGCACATACGAAATGGTTGTGTAAATATCATATCGTATTTACCCCCAAGTATAGACGGAAGATTATCTACAATCAATATCGACGTGATTTACAAGAATACATCAAACTTCTGTGTAAATATAAAGGTGTCACGATTATTGAAGGATATATGATGCCGGACCACGTTCACCTGTTGGTCAGTATCCCACCAAAGCTAAGTGTCTCGTCCTTCATGGGATATTTGAAGGGGAAGAGTGCCTTAATGATGTTTGATCGACACGCCAATCTAAAGTATAAATTCGGCAATCGGCACTTCTGGTCAGAAGGGTATTATGTCACAACAGTAGGCATGAACGAAGCGACCATCAAGAAATATATTCAAGATCAAGAGAAGCATGACATGGCGCTTGATAAATTAACGACCAAGGAATATACCGACCCTTTTAAGGGTTAG
- a CDS encoding PTS transporter subunit EIIC, with protein sequence MQALWRFNQYVSHWRAMQVIKQALRVTYPFILVMTLISAIGQSCLAANGFFFQIYHIGKWLPGLVLWREAFQVMGLVVNNVVAVIVAFATGYFLALTYKRSGLAVGLLSALAFLTLNVNYAVLDQTKRAGEPGAQFVENNLGPQGIFLAIVVGLSVGWFVSRLLAKATHWRWVAHLTLTGRVAWSLVIVLVITVTMGYGLSWLTDGGLNGLVYLGTSALITNPGHYGIMILAVTSFNNLLWWLGLIGPVGLAGNNSVRSLQNLAAAVQHGSVWHAPYPVTLHTLGDAYANFGGAGMTLALIIAIWLGSRQVHYRHIANQTFLPNLVNLNNATLLGLPVLYNPILLIPFLVAPAVNIVLAWCAITWKLVPPMAYPMPRTTPGPLMAFLGTGGDWRALLLSLVCLATSVLIYLPFVKLLNQADQEATDDEA encoded by the coding sequence ATGCAAGCTCTTTGGCGTTTTAACCAATACGTTAGCCATTGGCGGGCGATGCAGGTGATTAAGCAGGCTTTACGGGTCACGTACCCGTTCATCTTGGTCATGACCTTAATCAGTGCAATCGGGCAAAGTTGCCTAGCCGCCAACGGCTTTTTCTTTCAAATTTATCATATCGGCAAGTGGTTACCGGGGCTGGTGCTGTGGCGGGAGGCCTTTCAGGTCATGGGACTCGTGGTAAACAACGTTGTCGCCGTGATTGTGGCGTTTGCGACCGGTTACTTTCTTGCCTTAACCTATAAGCGGAGTGGTCTAGCGGTCGGCCTGTTGAGCGCTTTGGCCTTTTTGACGCTGAACGTTAACTATGCGGTGCTCGATCAGACCAAGCGCGCGGGGGAACCCGGGGCACAGTTCGTCGAAAATAATCTGGGACCGCAGGGGATCTTCCTGGCAATTGTCGTGGGACTCAGCGTCGGGTGGTTTGTCAGCCGGCTATTGGCGAAGGCCACGCATTGGCGTTGGGTTGCGCACCTAACGCTGACCGGTCGGGTTGCTTGGTCGCTCGTGATTGTGCTGGTCATCACCGTTACGATGGGCTACGGGCTCAGCTGGTTAACGGACGGCGGACTCAACGGCCTGGTCTATCTAGGGACCAGTGCACTAATCACCAACCCGGGACATTATGGCATCATGATTCTGGCCGTCACGTCGTTCAACAATTTACTGTGGTGGTTGGGATTGATTGGACCGGTTGGGCTGGCCGGTAATAATTCGGTGCGGTCCCTGCAAAATTTGGCCGCCGCGGTTCAGCACGGTTCCGTATGGCATGCGCCGTATCCGGTAACCTTACACACCCTGGGGGACGCCTACGCGAACTTCGGGGGCGCTGGGATGACTCTGGCGCTGATCATTGCGATTTGGTTAGGGTCACGGCAGGTGCATTATCGCCACATCGCCAACCAGACATTTTTGCCGAACCTGGTGAACTTAAACAATGCGACCTTATTGGGGTTGCCGGTGCTGTACAATCCGATTTTATTGATTCCGTTTCTGGTTGCGCCCGCCGTCAACATCGTGTTAGCGTGGTGTGCCATCACCTGGAAGCTGGTGCCGCCAATGGCTTACCCGATGCCCAGAACGACGCCGGGACCGTTGATGGCTTTTCTGGGAACTGGCGGCGATTGGCGAGCGCTATTACTAAGTCTGGTGTGCTTGGCAACGTCCGTGCTAATCTATTTGCCGTTTGTCAAACTGTTGAATCAAGCGGATCAGGAGGCGACCGATGATGAAGCGTAA
- a CDS encoding alpha/beta hydrolase yields MMKRKLMIGSLTIVLVLAVFIPSLLWLQQRITHYKTNYRTPLDPTIMVPGSSASQDRFDTLITQLREETKTAHSVLKVKVATNGQLSYTGSIRRGDNQPFIVIAFENNHDGYTNINKQAQWLNIAFKSLVQTYHFNHFSALGHSNGGLILSLFLEKYFAQTKNVTIDRLMTIATPYNMESDSTTTQTAMLKELIAGRRNLPKKLTVYSVAGTENYSSDGTVPVNSVNQGKYVFQNYVAHYTQITVTGDDTTHSDLPQNKQIVLLIRQYLLQENVPEKSPTKKRRQISRAADARDTDLQ; encoded by the coding sequence ATGATGAAGCGTAAGCTAATGATCGGGAGCCTGACGATCGTGTTGGTGCTCGCCGTCTTCATCCCTAGCCTGTTGTGGTTGCAACAGCGAATTACCCACTATAAGACCAATTATCGGACCCCGCTAGATCCGACCATCATGGTCCCGGGGTCGAGTGCTAGTCAGGACCGTTTCGATACCCTGATTACCCAGTTACGAGAGGAAACCAAGACCGCTCATAGCGTGTTGAAGGTCAAGGTGGCCACCAACGGGCAGTTATCCTATACTGGCAGCATTCGGCGGGGCGATAACCAACCGTTTATCGTGATTGCCTTTGAAAATAACCATGACGGGTACACGAACATCAATAAGCAGGCGCAGTGGTTGAATATTGCCTTTAAATCCCTCGTGCAGACCTACCACTTTAACCATTTCTCGGCACTGGGACATTCCAACGGGGGGCTAATTCTGAGCCTGTTTTTGGAAAAGTACTTCGCGCAGACTAAAAACGTGACGATCGATCGGCTAATGACCATCGCGACGCCGTACAACATGGAGTCTGACAGTACCACGACGCAGACTGCGATGCTAAAAGAATTGATTGCTGGCCGCCGTAACTTGCCCAAGAAGCTGACGGTGTACTCGGTGGCCGGAACGGAAAACTATTCCAGTGACGGGACCGTTCCCGTCAACAGTGTTAACCAGGGGAAGTACGTCTTCCAAAACTACGTGGCGCATTACACTCAAATTACGGTGACGGGCGACGATACGACCCATTCGGATTTACCACAAAATAAACAGATCGTGTTATTAATTCGTCAATATCTCCTGCAAGAAAACGTCCCGGAGAAGTCACCGACTAAGAAGCGGCGACAGATTAGTCGGGCCGCTGACGCCCGCGATACCGACCTACAGTGA
- a CDS encoding metal-sensitive transcriptional regulator, producing MGQPTATRLKNRLRRTDGQLQGILKMVDEGRDCQDILTQLAAVRSSVERIMGVVVAENVKQCITADQLDTDQQAQLEAALELVVKNH from the coding sequence ATGGGACAACCAACAGCCACCCGGTTGAAGAACCGGTTGCGACGAACCGATGGCCAACTTCAGGGCATCTTGAAGATGGTCGATGAAGGGCGCGATTGTCAGGATATTCTGACCCAGTTGGCAGCAGTACGGTCGAGCGTTGAACGGATTATGGGGGTCGTGGTGGCGGAAAACGTCAAGCAGTGTATCACGGCGGACCAACTTGACACCGACCAACAAGCGCAATTAGAAGCGGCTTTAGAATTAGTCGTTAAGAATCACTAG
- a CDS encoding MFS transporter, whose amino-acid sequence MQQQEAWRRNLAVLWLGTFIAGMGFSEIMPFLSLYVDDLGTFTKGQLTMYSGVTYAVTFLVIALVSPVWGRLADRKGRKLMLLRSSLGMAVVIGAMGFVTNVWQLIGLRFLQGLFAGYIPNASALVAAETPRKQSGRALGVLTTGYVSGNLIGPVLGGILAQVFTIRWTFVLTGILLLIVFTLSATMVHEHFQPVTRDQQAQRGNVLQSFKNPTLILVLLTSTMIIQMGNNSITPIISLYVRQLMHGVGPVTVVAGIIAALPGISTLLSAPKLGEYGDRRGTQRVLIFGYVFAVLMYLPQGFITSVWLLGVFRFMIGISDGALFPVVQTMLTKNSPQELTGTVFSWNQSFQALGSMLGSLLGGLIANWFNYSGVFTFTALTLLLNFLLLWWLVPEIRHWRQRA is encoded by the coding sequence ATGCAGCAACAGGAAGCCTGGCGTCGGAACTTAGCCGTATTGTGGCTGGGAACCTTCATTGCCGGGATGGGATTCAGTGAAATTATGCCGTTTTTGTCATTGTACGTGGATGATCTAGGAACCTTTACCAAGGGCCAATTGACCATGTATAGCGGGGTAACGTACGCGGTGACCTTCTTGGTGATTGCGTTAGTATCGCCCGTTTGGGGTCGGTTAGCGGACCGCAAAGGCCGGAAGCTCATGCTGCTGCGATCATCGTTGGGGATGGCCGTGGTCATTGGCGCCATGGGTTTTGTCACCAACGTCTGGCAACTGATCGGACTGCGGTTTTTACAGGGGCTCTTTGCCGGCTACATTCCCAACGCCAGTGCGCTAGTTGCTGCGGAAACACCGCGCAAACAGAGCGGTCGAGCGCTGGGCGTTCTGACCACGGGCTACGTCAGTGGTAACTTGATTGGACCGGTCTTAGGCGGGATTCTGGCCCAGGTCTTTACCATTCGCTGGACTTTTGTGCTCACCGGCATCCTGTTGCTCATTGTCTTTACGTTAAGTGCGACGATGGTTCACGAGCATTTCCAACCCGTGACCCGCGACCAACAGGCCCAGCGGGGAAATGTCCTGCAATCCTTCAAGAATCCGACGTTGATTCTGGTCCTGTTAACGTCGACCATGATTATCCAGATGGGCAATAACTCAATTACCCCCATCATCAGCTTGTACGTGCGGCAGCTCATGCACGGTGTCGGACCGGTGACCGTGGTGGCCGGAATCATCGCGGCGTTACCCGGCATCTCAACGTTGTTGTCCGCCCCGAAGCTCGGTGAATACGGCGACCGGCGGGGAACCCAACGCGTGCTGATTTTCGGCTACGTGTTTGCGGTTTTGATGTACTTGCCGCAAGGCTTTATCACCAGTGTCTGGTTGCTGGGAGTCTTTCGCTTTATGATCGGGATTTCCGACGGCGCGCTGTTCCCGGTGGTGCAGACCATGCTGACCAAGAACTCGCCGCAGGAGCTGACGGGGACCGTCTTTAGCTGGAACCAATCATTTCAGGCGCTGGGAAGTATGCTGGGGTCCCTGTTGGGTGGGCTGATTGCCAATTGGTTCAACTACAGCGGCGTCTTTACCTTTACCGCGCTGACTTTACTATTAAACTTTCTGTTGCTGTGGTGGCTGGTTCCCGAAATCCGGCACTGGCGGCAACGGGCTTAG
- a CDS encoding S-ribosylhomocysteine lyase: MAKVESFTLDHTAVKAPYVRLITRETGKKGDVILNFDLRLVQPNENAIPTAGLHTIEHLLAGYLRDEMDGVIDCSPFGCRTGFHLITWGEQSTEEVAKALKAALHRIAYNTEWKDVQGTDKYSCGNYRDHSLFSAKEWCVDILDKGISKDPFTREVI, translated from the coding sequence ATGGCAAAAGTTGAGAGTTTTACGTTAGACCACACCGCCGTTAAGGCACCTTACGTACGTTTAATTACGCGGGAAACGGGTAAGAAGGGTGACGTGATTTTGAACTTTGATTTGCGGCTCGTTCAACCTAACGAAAACGCAATCCCCACCGCTGGGTTACATACGATCGAACACTTACTAGCGGGTTACTTACGAGACGAAATGGACGGGGTAATTGACTGTTCGCCATTCGGTTGCCGGACCGGGTTCCACTTGATTACCTGGGGTGAACAATCCACCGAAGAAGTGGCTAAGGCGTTGAAGGCGGCACTGCACCGAATTGCCTACAATACGGAGTGGAAGGACGTTCAAGGGACCGACAAGTACAGTTGTGGGAACTACCGGGACCACAGCCTTTTCTCCGCTAAGGAATGGTGTGTGGACATTCTAGATAAGGGGATTTCGAAGGATCCCTTCACGCGTGAAGTCATCTAA
- a CDS encoding LCP family protein: MNDETPLPPRQPHFSHRSWGKWLLLGILILLIGGGVYGWRAYQAAQKTFSQTYHALPSKPSDTTITSGKPFAVLLLGTDTGALGRHDVGRTDTMIVATINPQQQTAKLTSIPRDTLVNIWGSRQDEEKINAAYPLYGPTTTIKTVEHLVNIPIHYYVLLNMGGLEKMINAVGGVTVTPPLTFHYEQANVVKGHKIHLNGAQALAYSRMRDDDPLGDYGRQARQRQVIKALVLKEVSLSSLTRYQSVLGSLQSNMQTNLSFKDLVWLRTKYGHTSRHIQSQTLQGQPAIINGIDYQIASQKTIQKISSDLRKSLSLTPVSSFQTDALDPSGF, translated from the coding sequence ATGAATGATGAAACGCCGTTACCACCACGGCAACCACACTTCAGCCACCGTAGCTGGGGAAAGTGGCTTCTTTTAGGAATTTTGATTTTACTGATTGGCGGGGGCGTTTACGGTTGGCGGGCTTACCAGGCCGCCCAAAAAACGTTCTCCCAAACCTATCACGCACTACCCAGCAAGCCTAGTGACACCACGATTACCAGCGGAAAGCCCTTTGCCGTTCTCTTATTAGGAACCGACACCGGAGCGTTGGGGCGTCACGACGTGGGCCGGACCGACACGATGATCGTGGCCACCATCAACCCACAGCAGCAAACCGCTAAACTAACCAGCATTCCCCGGGATACCCTGGTCAACATCTGGGGAAGCCGCCAAGACGAAGAGAAGATCAACGCCGCCTATCCGTTATACGGGCCAACAACCACCATTAAGACGGTGGAACACCTGGTAAACATTCCCATTCACTATTACGTTCTATTGAATATGGGCGGCCTAGAGAAAATGATTAACGCGGTTGGTGGGGTAACCGTGACGCCACCACTGACGTTCCACTACGAACAGGCCAACGTGGTCAAGGGCCACAAGATTCACCTTAACGGCGCCCAAGCGCTGGCCTATTCACGGATGCGTGACGACGATCCGCTCGGCGACTATGGCCGCCAAGCCCGGCAACGACAGGTCATTAAGGCCTTGGTCCTCAAGGAAGTTAGCCTATCATCACTGACCCGCTACCAATCCGTTTTGGGATCGCTGCAGAGCAATATGCAGACCAACCTCTCGTTTAAAGACTTAGTCTGGTTACGAACCAAGTACGGCCATACCAGCCGCCACATCCAGTCCCAGACGCTGCAAGGCCAGCCGGCAATCATCAACGGCATCGACTACCAGATTGCTTCGCAAAAGACCATCCAAAAAATTTCTAGTGATCTGCGCAAATCGCTGAGTCTCACCCCCGTGTCGAGCTTTCAAACCGACGCGCTGGACCCCAGTGGTTTTTGA
- a CDS encoding GTP pyrophosphokinase family protein — translation MTEETPKENLPAAFVNDPTSLQAIDQFRQLMLNYRSAIQVMRTKIRYLDQEYQIQNGHSLVDSLQSRIKSPESILEKVQRKHFDFNLNTLPNEMHDIAGIRIIVRFEDDIQAMEQRLACQPDIRILRRKDYITHPKPNGYRSLHLILAVPVFLAAGTIQVKVEVQIRTIAMNFWASLEHELNYKKQMAHQAELKQELLEKAQLVHQLDHDMNAIKNQIRRNENSAGPKPV, via the coding sequence ATGACTGAGGAAACACCCAAAGAGAATTTACCCGCGGCCTTCGTCAACGACCCCACGTCGTTACAGGCCATCGATCAGTTTCGCCAATTAATGTTGAATTACCGCAGTGCCATCCAGGTGATGCGCACCAAGATTCGCTATCTTGATCAGGAGTACCAGATTCAAAACGGTCATAGCTTGGTCGATAGTCTGCAATCGCGGATCAAATCGCCCGAAAGTATCTTAGAAAAGGTGCAGCGCAAGCACTTTGACTTTAACTTAAATACTCTGCCTAACGAGATGCACGACATCGCCGGGATTCGAATCATCGTGCGGTTCGAAGACGACATCCAGGCGATGGAGCAACGATTAGCTTGTCAGCCGGATATCCGCATCTTGCGACGCAAGGACTACATTACCCATCCTAAACCCAACGGTTATCGCAGCCTGCACCTAATTTTAGCGGTGCCGGTGTTTCTAGCGGCCGGGACGATTCAGGTCAAGGTGGAGGTCCAGATTCGCACGATTGCCATGAATTTCTGGGCGTCGCTTGAACACGAATTGAATTACAAAAAACAGATGGCGCACCAAGCGGAGCTTAAACAAGAACTCCTCGAAAAGGCGCAGCTGGTGCACCAATTGGATCACGATATGAACGCCATTAAGAATCAAATTCGGCGTAACGAGAATTCGGCGGGCCCCAAGCCGGTTTAA
- a CDS encoding sulfite exporter TauE/SafE family protein: MGQTALIMLGVGVFAGIAGAILGIGGGMIITPILTLGMGLNIKYAIGASIIAVIATSSGSTIAYLRDNVLNLRVAMFLEIATTIGAIVGALLTGVLDPKYLYLLFGCLLVFSSWNMYRKLRRGQEVLHRVEPDKIATKLKLNGSYYDKAEMKDVDYQVENVPAGFSVMFGAGVASGLLGIGSGAFKVMAMDTFMKMPLKPSSSTSNLMMGVTAAASATVYFFNGSILPTIAVPMALGILVGAVLGSRIMQILPSRWIRIVFIPVLLYIGGQMVFKGLGVHF, translated from the coding sequence ATGGGACAAACTGCCTTAATCATGTTAGGCGTAGGGGTGTTCGCCGGGATTGCCGGGGCCATTCTAGGAATCGGTGGGGGCATGATCATCACGCCAATTCTCACCCTGGGCATGGGGTTAAACATTAAATACGCAATCGGGGCCAGCATTATCGCCGTGATTGCGACCAGTTCGGGCTCGACCATCGCGTATCTACGCGATAACGTGCTGAACCTACGGGTGGCCATGTTTTTGGAAATTGCGACCACCATCGGGGCCATCGTCGGGGCATTACTAACCGGCGTCTTGGATCCCAAGTACCTGTACTTACTATTCGGTTGCCTGTTGGTGTTTTCAAGCTGGAACATGTACCGCAAGTTGCGGCGCGGTCAGGAAGTCTTGCACCGGGTCGAACCGGATAAGATTGCGACTAAGCTCAAACTGAACGGTTCGTACTACGATAAAGCCGAGATGAAGGACGTCGACTACCAGGTTGAAAACGTGCCGGCCGGATTCTCCGTGATGTTCGGAGCCGGCGTGGCGAGTGGGCTACTGGGGATTGGATCCGGGGCCTTCAAGGTCATGGCGATGGACACCTTCATGAAAATGCCGTTAAAGCCGTCCAGTTCGACGTCGAACTTGATGATGGGGGTTACCGCGGCGGCCAGCGCTACGGTCTACTTCTTCAACGGATCAATTTTGCCCACCATCGCCGTGCCGATGGCCTTAGGGATTTTAGTCGGGGCCGTCTTAGGGTCGCGCATCATGCAGATCTTACCATCGCGTTGGATTCGCATTGTCTTTATTCCGGTCTTGCTCTACATTGGCGGTCAGATGGTCTTTAAGGGATTGGGGGTTCACTTCTAA
- the trxA gene encoding thioredoxin translates to MQAITSKDFEHVGDGTAVTVVDFWASWCGPCKMQTPVLEDLDQEYGDQVKFASLDVDQNQDLAQQLGIMSIPSLVIFKNGAPVEKVVGYHPKAALKKYLDEKLDEVQA, encoded by the coding sequence ATGCAAGCAATTACGAGTAAAGATTTTGAACATGTGGGTGACGGTACGGCCGTGACCGTGGTGGACTTTTGGGCGTCGTGGTGCGGGCCGTGTAAGATGCAGACTCCCGTCCTAGAGGATTTGGATCAAGAATATGGCGACCAGGTGAAGTTTGCGTCGCTTGACGTGGACCAGAACCAGGACTTAGCGCAACAACTTGGTATCATGAGTATTCCGTCACTAGTAATCTTTAAGAACGGTGCTCCGGTGGAAAAAGTCGTGGGGTACCATCCTAAAGCGGCGCTGAAAAAGTATTTGGATGAAAAGCTAGATGAGGTGCAGGCCTAA
- a CDS encoding DUF1634 domain-containing protein yields MTEKPATAQEMAQVETIIGRILQVGVIFSAIVMAIGLVMFLATGHSGYPGTTMPLSMGAILLGTWQLKPFAIMMLGVYCLILTPVLRVVVSIYAFYKEKDHLYVAITTTVLIILIIALVIGVYGK; encoded by the coding sequence ATGACAGAAAAACCAGCAACGGCGCAAGAAATGGCGCAAGTTGAAACCATTATTGGTCGGATCTTACAGGTTGGGGTGATTTTCTCGGCAATTGTGATGGCCATTGGGTTGGTGATGTTTCTGGCGACCGGCCATTCCGGCTACCCGGGAACCACGATGCCGTTAAGCATGGGGGCCATCTTGCTGGGCACCTGGCAATTAAAGCCCTTTGCCATTATGATGCTGGGCGTCTATTGCTTGATCTTGACGCCTGTGCTCCGAGTGGTCGTGTCGATTTATGCTTTCTATAAGGAAAAGGATCACCTCTACGTGGCCATTACCACCACGGTCCTGATTATCCTGATTATTGCATTAGTGATTGGGGTTTACGGTAAGTAA
- a CDS encoding FAD-dependent oxidoreductase yields MLRDHPETDVTIYERHTNVSFLSCGISLYLDGQVKHLEDMFYSSPEQLTSLGATIKTRFNVLKIDATAKTLEAVNMDTGDMVNDTYDKLIMATGSTVTVPPIFGIDEDKVLLCKNYDQAKAIYETAKDNKRIAVIGAGYIGTELAESYARTDHEVLLLQSRDIVLNHYVDKNFSDKVINLLEDKGVEVHLDSRVTSFTSDDKGELVIESTQGDYTADLAIVCTGFVPNTELLRGQVDMDRHGAIIINDYVQTSNPDIFACGDASVVNFNPTGKPAYTPLATNAVRQGMLAGINVFGNIQQYMGTQATSAMNLFGYTLASTGLTLDHAKRNDFNADMVTFEGTWRPEYMPSTDKLTINLVYDRDSRRILGAQLFSKHEVAQSANAISIAIQNRNTIDDLSFVDMLFQPNFDDPFNYLNLVAQMAVEKETQRGNNHPRLTAAAHHVQAADQQ; encoded by the coding sequence ATTTTACGGGATCATCCCGAAACTGATGTGACCATTTATGAACGGCACACCAACGTTTCGTTCTTATCCTGTGGGATTTCATTATATTTAGACGGCCAAGTTAAGCATTTGGAAGACATGTTCTATTCTTCGCCGGAGCAATTAACGTCGCTGGGGGCAACCATCAAGACGCGGTTTAACGTTTTGAAGATTGATGCGACAGCGAAGACGTTAGAGGCGGTTAACATGGACACGGGGGACATGGTTAATGATACCTATGATAAGTTAATCATGGCCACGGGTTCCACGGTGACGGTCCCACCAATCTTTGGGATCGATGAAGATAAGGTCCTACTCTGCAAGAACTACGATCAGGCCAAGGCGATTTACGAAACGGCTAAGGACAATAAGCGCATTGCCGTTATTGGGGCTGGGTATATTGGGACCGAATTGGCCGAAAGTTATGCACGAACCGACCATGAGGTTTTGTTGCTGCAATCACGAGACATTGTTTTGAACCACTATGTGGACAAGAACTTCTCTGATAAAGTGATTAATTTACTAGAGGACAAGGGTGTCGAAGTCCACTTGGATTCCCGGGTAACGTCCTTCACCAGTGATGATAAGGGTGAACTGGTCATCGAAAGTACACAGGGCGACTACACAGCCGACCTGGCCATCGTCTGCACGGGCTTTGTGCCCAACACCGAACTCTTACGGGGTCAGGTGGACATGGATCGTCACGGGGCCATCATCATTAACGACTACGTGCAAACGTCAAATCCCGACATCTTCGCCTGTGGGGACGCTAGTGTGGTAAACTTCAACCCAACGGGCAAACCAGCCTACACGCCGTTAGCCACGAACGCGGTACGGCAGGGGATGTTGGCCGGAATCAACGTCTTTGGGAACATCCAACAATACATGGGGACCCAAGCAACGTCAGCCATGAACCTCTTCGGGTACACGCTAGCCTCGACTGGGTTAACCTTGGACCACGCTAAGCGCAACGATTTCAACGCGGACATGGTGACCTTCGAGGGAACTTGGCGGCCAGAATACATGCCATCGACGGATAAGTTGACCATCAATCTGGTTTACGACCGGGATAGTCGGCGAATCCTGGGGGCCCAGCTGTTTAGTAAGCATGAAGTGGCCCAATCGGCGAACGCCATCTCGATTGCCATCCAAAACCGTAACACGATCGACGACCTGTCCTTCGTGGATATGCTGTTCCAGCCAAACTTTGACGATCCGTTCAACTACCTGAACTTGGTCGCCCAGATGGCCGTGGAAAAAGAAACGCAACGGGGGAACAATCACCCACGTTTAACGGCGGCAGCGCACCACGTTCAAGCAGCCGATCAACAATAA
- a CDS encoding LysR family transcriptional regulator, whose translation MNFRQLEYFLAVANAGQITAAAQQLHMAQPPLSYQLKQLEAELGVQLLHRTSSGTSLTPAGQLLRDYAQQLLDLRNRADSQVRSLGQGLAGVLSVGVISSSIGATPNAKLRTLTRHYPKVQIRLFEDNTYGLIDRLEKRLIDVAIVRTPFSGPKLASKELTAEAMAAVVPHKYDHFAGATIQVEDLATVPLIIYRRFEGLFQATFRQKAINPFIACTCDDARTAVQWANAQMGVAIVPQSVAEQGSNPQTSIRPIRYRPWRTTLKLVWPAQVTPGPLLQRFIESY comes from the coding sequence GTGAACTTTCGACAACTTGAATACTTTCTGGCCGTGGCGAACGCTGGACAAATCACGGCTGCCGCGCAGCAGCTCCACATGGCGCAACCGCCGTTGAGTTATCAGCTTAAGCAGCTCGAGGCCGAATTAGGGGTACAATTACTCCACCGAACGTCCAGTGGAACTAGCTTGACGCCGGCCGGGCAACTCTTACGGGATTACGCCCAACAGCTGCTGGATTTACGGAATCGCGCGGATAGCCAGGTGCGGTCGTTAGGCCAGGGCTTGGCAGGGGTTTTGTCGGTGGGGGTGATCTCATCGTCAATCGGAGCCACTCCCAACGCGAAGTTGCGAACGTTGACCCGGCACTACCCCAAGGTGCAGATTCGTTTGTTCGAGGATAATACCTATGGGTTGATCGACCGGTTGGAGAAACGGCTAATTGACGTGGCCATTGTGCGGACCCCCTTTAGCGGTCCCAAGTTGGCCAGTAAAGAATTGACCGCCGAAGCTATGGCGGCCGTGGTTCCTCATAAGTACGATCACTTTGCGGGAGCGACGATTCAGGTCGAGGACTTGGCAACGGTCCCGTTGATTATTTACCGACGGTTCGAGGGACTCTTTCAAGCGACCTTCCGTCAGAAGGCCATTAACCCCTTCATCGCGTGCACCTGTGACGACGCCCGAACGGCGGTTCAATGGGCCAACGCCCAAATGGGAGTTGCCATTGTCCCGCAATCCGTGGCGGAACAGGGGAGCAATCCGCAAACCAGTATCCGACCAATTCGTTACCGCCCGTGGCGGACCACCCTTAAGTTGGTCTGGCCCGCGCAGGTGACGCCTGGTCCCCTGCTGCAACGGTTTATCGAGAGTTACTAG